From Pseudomonadales bacterium:
TTCGTAAAGGCCAGTATTGAGGCTCAAGGTTTAATTTTGTCTGCCAATGTAGAGTGTTGAGGTCAATCATGGTTTAAGCCAAGATAATTAAACGGTGAATACTCAAGCATAAAGATATACCATATATCCAAATATTCATTATAACTACAGTCATTCGCTATCATGTCTCGTTTGTGCATTATCTTTATTATTTCAGCCTTATCTGCTTGCGCAACTTATTCAACCAATACGGATATTGCCTTCGATGGGCTTAGGGTCGATCAGAAGCCAGAAGTCTTATTAACTGCTGAGGGTGTTGAGGCGTCTAAAATTGATTATCTAGGCTGGGTAGTAGCAGAAGTAAATCGGCCTTCATTTTTCCACAGCAAGCCGACCAAAGCTCAGGCAGATATTGTGTTGGCACATTTGGCCAAACAGCGCGGTGCACAGGCGGTATTGTTTGTTGAATATGACTGGAATGCGTTTGGTAATTTGTCAGCGCGGGGTCAGGCGATTTTGCTTGAGGGGCAGTCGAAGCCGCCATTAAAGCAGCGTGTTGAGCAGCGTCAACAGCTTGAGCTAGAAGAGAAAATTCAAAATTATGCTGATACGGCTAAATCTGACCCAAATAACGCTATCATTTTAGATGTCGAAGATGATCCATTGGCTGCTGCTTATATGGCTGCTAACCCGATTGAGCAACAGCTTAAAGATGCAGGCCCCAATATGGTTGAGCTGCCAGAAGCGGCTTTGTTGAGCGTTATTGATGAATTAACGCAGCTTCAAACAGAGGCTTATCAAGCCAAAAACATCTCGCTTTATGCCACAGTTACCGACTTGCTTTATCAACTAAAGCAATACCAATAAGCCCATGCGAAAAATGTTTCATCAGCGCCTATTTGCGTTGCGATGGGTGATGTTAGGCATGTTTGTCCTAGGTGTTGGGCAAAGCATCGAATTTGCCATTATGCCTATGTTAGGTAGGGCGCTTGAGATCGATAAGTTAGTGATTGATCTGCCGGCCTGGGGTATATATTACCAACCCAAAGAGCTGGCAATTACTGTACTGGCTTCGGTTACTGCGCTTAGCTTTTCAATTTTTACGCCGTTTTGGGGTAGGCTCAGTGATCGCTTAGGCCGAAAACCATTCATTGTTTTCGGCCTGTTTGGCTATGCGCTTGGCATGGCCCTGTTTTGTCTGGTTGCATGGCTTGGGCTGATACAGTGGCTCAGTGGCTTTGCTTTGTTCCTGGCGCTATTTTTGGCTCGAGTTGTTCATTCGGCATTAAAATCAGCAGCTTATCCTTCAAGTAATGCCTACATCATTGATTCAGTGTCAGTCGCTGCGCGTACCAAGGCATTGGGCAGTTTAGCAGCGGCAACGCAGATTGGCTCTATGCTTGGGCCAACCTTGGTATTTTTAGTTGCGATAAGCTTTTTAGCACCTTTGCTGTTGCAGGCGATAATTTGTCTGGCCTTGGCAGTGATCGTGATGTTGTCTCTGCCTCATACGCGGCCTGATGAATCAGGCCTAGAGCAGCAGAGGAATAAACCGCTGCGCTATTTCGACCAGCGATACCGTCAATATACCTTGCTTTGCTTGCTGTTATATCTTGCGATGGGCATGGTACAGCAAACGCTAGGCTTTTATTTTCAAGACTTGCTGCGCCTTAGTACCGCTGAGGCAGCCAGTTATTTTTCACTCTCATTGATGGTCTCATCAGCAGCGATGTTATTTGCGCAGTTGTTTGTAGTGCAGCGATTTCGTTTTCCGCCTGAATATTATATTGGCTTTGGCTTACCCGTATTAATGCTGAGTTTTTTAGCGTTGGCCTTATCATCGCAGTTGCTGCACCTTATGCTAGCTTTAGCTGGTTTTGGTTTTGCATTTGGCTTAATTGGCCCAAGCCTTGCCGCTGCTGCATCAAAATCTGTGCTGCCGCAAGAGCAGGGAGGGCTATCAGGTATCATCGCTTCTGTCTCTGGACTGGGTTTTGTGATTGGACCGTTGATTGGTGGATTTCTTTATTCTCTGACGCCGCAGGCGCCTTATTTTTTCTCGTCGGTGATTGTTTGCACAGTTATTTTTGTTTTTATCGTAAAAGCATATTTTTTTCGTAAAAACGCTTGCCAATAAAGGCTAAATCCGTAGAATACGCAGCACTTGAAAGGGCAGTGATTAAACCTGTTTTTTCAATATCTGTCCCGTTCGTCTAGTGGTCTAGGACACCGCCCTTTCACGGCGGTAACAGGGGTTCGAACCCCCTACGGGATGCCATATTTAAAAAACCGACTTCTACGAAGTCGGTTTTTTTTTGTTAAAATTTGACTATATGTCTGAAGTTAACGCCAATGCGTCTTTTTCAAGGTGTAACTACAACTTTAAGCTTTTTCGCGCAATGAGGTCTTATTTGAGCTAATTTACGTTTAGTCACTGTTATCAAGCATGTTATTTAAAAAAGTATTCTTTATGGCTCTCAAATATGGTTAAAACTCCTTGTATAGGTATTTGCACGACAGGTATTGGTGATGATGTGTGCCGTGGTTGTAAGCGATACAAGCATGAAGTGATACAGTGGAATGCCTGTGATGATCGTCAGAAACAGGCCATTGAGAATCGACTAGCATCTTTACTTACAACTATTGTTGATCATCGGTTAAACATTGTTTGTGACGAAAGTCTAATAGCTCAACTAGATATACAGCCTGTGCGATTGCCTAAGCATCGCAATCTGCACTGTCAATTATTTGAATTGATAAAAGCTGGCGCCAGCCAAATAAGCGATACGCTTCGCTTTGGCTTTGAAGTAAGGCCATCCTTTCAGCATATGTCGCTGGCTGAGCTCTACGAAGATATGGACAAAGAGTTCTA
This genomic window contains:
- a CDS encoding MFS transporter encodes the protein MRKMFHQRLFALRWVMLGMFVLGVGQSIEFAIMPMLGRALEIDKLVIDLPAWGIYYQPKELAITVLASVTALSFSIFTPFWGRLSDRLGRKPFIVFGLFGYALGMALFCLVAWLGLIQWLSGFALFLALFLARVVHSALKSAAYPSSNAYIIDSVSVAARTKALGSLAAATQIGSMLGPTLVFLVAISFLAPLLLQAIICLALAVIVMLSLPHTRPDESGLEQQRNKPLRYFDQRYRQYTLLCLLLYLAMGMVQQTLGFYFQDLLRLSTAEAASYFSLSLMVSSAAMLFAQLFVVQRFRFPPEYYIGFGLPVLMLSFLALALSSQLLHLMLALAGFGFAFGLIGPSLAAAASKSVLPQEQGGLSGIIASVSGLGFVIGPLIGGFLYSLTPQAPYFFSSVIVCTVIFVFIVKAYFFRKNACQ
- a CDS encoding DUF1289 domain-containing protein, producing MVKTPCIGICTTGIGDDVCRGCKRYKHEVIQWNACDDRQKQAIENRLASLLTTIVDHRLNIVCDESLIAQLDIQPVRLPKHRNLHCQLFELIKAGASQISDTLRFGFEVRPSFQHMSLAELYEDMDKEFYSLSVAHYQRYFNQYSGV